The sequence below is a genomic window from Bosea sp. F3-2.
AATGACCAGGCCGATCGCCTTGGCGGCGCCGGTCGAGGTCGGGATCATCGACATCGCCGCGGCGCGGCCGCGGTAGAGATCCTTGTGCATGGTGTCCAGCGTCGGCTGGTCGCCGGTATAGGCATGGATCGTGGTCATGAAGCCCTTGTCGATGCCGACCGTGTCATGCAGCACCTTCACCACCGGCGCGAGGCAGTTGGTGGTGCAGGAGGCGTTCGAGACGACGATATGGTCCTTGGACAGGGCCGTATTGTTGACGCCGTAGACGACGGTGAGGTCGGCGCCGTCGCAGGGAGCGGAGACCAGCACGCGCTTGGCGCCGGCGGCGAGATGCGCCGCAGCCTTGTCCTTGGTGGTGAAGAGGCCGGTGCATTCCAGCGCGATGTCGACGCCGAGCGCCTTGTGCGGCAGCTCCTTCGGATCGCGGATGGCGGTGACCTTGATCGGGCCACGGCCGACATCGATCGTGTCGCCGGAAACGGTCACGGTGCCGGGGAAGCGTCCATGGACGGAGTCGAAGCGGAAGAGGTGGGCGTTGGTCTCGACCGGGCCGAGATCGTTGATCGCGACGACCTCGATGTCCTTGCGCTTCGACT
It includes:
- the gap gene encoding type I glyceraldehyde-3-phosphate dehydrogenase, which codes for MTVKVAINGFGRIGRNVLRAIIESKRKDIEVVAINDLGPVETNAHLFRFDSVHGRFPGTVTVSGDTIDVGRGPIKVTAIRDPKELPHKALGVDIALECTGLFTTKDKAAAHLAAGAKRVLVSAPCDGADLTVVYGVNNTALSKDHIVVSNASCTTNCLAPVVKVLHDTVGIDKGFMTTIHAYTGDQPTLDTMHKDLYRGRAAAMSMIPTSTGAAKAIGLVIPELKGRLDGTSIRVPTPNVSVVDFKFLAKRKTSVEKINDAIIKASKRGPLKGILGVTDQPNVSIDFNHDPHSSTFALDQTKVMDDKFVRVLSWYDNEWGFSNRMSDTAVAMAALL